Proteins from a single region of Sesamum indicum cultivar Zhongzhi No. 13 linkage group LG5, S_indicum_v1.0, whole genome shotgun sequence:
- the LOC105162253 gene encoding uncharacterized protein LOC105162253 isoform X1, with product MGHQKPAWLEALYVQKFFSPCSIHEAAKKNEKNICCLDCCTSICPHCVLSHRSHRLLQIRRYVYHEVVRLEDLEKLMDCSNIQAYTINAAKVVFIKKRPQNRQFKGSGNYCTSCDRSLQEPFIHCSLGCKVDFVLKHHKDLSPFLRVCKTLQLSPDFFIPQDMGDDETTNETPHSTIVDSSDEHLSSTSGSSGSENMSFACTEFVRKKRSGLYVCGRLASKISDEDMATSMSRRKGVPHRSPLC from the exons ATG GGACATCAGAAGCCTGCATGGTTGGAAGCCCTCTACGTGCAGAAATTCTTCTCCCCTTGCTCAATTCACGAAGCTGCCAAGAAAAACGAGAAGAATATATGTTGCTTGGATTGCTGCACGAGCATTTGCCCTCACTGCGTCCTGTCTCATCGATCCCACAGGTTGCTGCAGATTCGTCGGTACGTTTACCATGAGGTTGTCCGGTTGGAGGACCTTGAGAAGCTTATGGACTGCTCCAACATTCAG GCCTATACGATCAACGCTGCGAAAGTGGTGTTCATCAAGAAGAGGCCTCAAAACAGACAGTTCAAAGGGTCTGGAAACTATTGCACGTCCTGTGACCGGAGCCTCCAAGAACCCTTTATCCATTGCTCTCTAGGTTGCAAG GTTGATTTTGTGCTTAAACACCACAAGGATCTCTCTCCTTTCTTGAGAGTGTGCAAAACTCTACAACTTAGTCCAGATTTCTTCATTCCTCAAGACATGGGAGACGACGAAACGACGAACGAAACACCTCATTCGACCATTGTGGACAGCAGCGACGAGCACTTGAGCTCGACGTCGGGCTCGTCGGGCTCCGAGAACATGAGCTTTGCTTGCACTGAGTTTGTAAGGAAGAAGAGAAGTGGACTGTATGTTTGTGGAAGATTGGCTAGTAAGATATCGGACGAGGACATGGCCACTAGCATGAGCAGAAGGAAAGGAGTTCCTCATAGGTCACCTTTGTGTTAG
- the LOC105162253 gene encoding uncharacterized protein LOC105162253 isoform X2, with the protein MKPAWLEALYVQKFFSPCSIHEAAKKNEKNICCLDCCTSICPHCVLSHRSHRLLQIRRYVYHEVVRLEDLEKLMDCSNIQAYTINAAKVVFIKKRPQNRQFKGSGNYCTSCDRSLQEPFIHCSLGCKVDFVLKHHKDLSPFLRVCKTLQLSPDFFIPQDMGDDETTNETPHSTIVDSSDEHLSSTSGSSGSENMSFACTEFVRKKRSGLYVCGRLASKISDEDMATSMSRRKGVPHRSPLC; encoded by the exons ATG AAGCCTGCATGGTTGGAAGCCCTCTACGTGCAGAAATTCTTCTCCCCTTGCTCAATTCACGAAGCTGCCAAGAAAAACGAGAAGAATATATGTTGCTTGGATTGCTGCACGAGCATTTGCCCTCACTGCGTCCTGTCTCATCGATCCCACAGGTTGCTGCAGATTCGTCGGTACGTTTACCATGAGGTTGTCCGGTTGGAGGACCTTGAGAAGCTTATGGACTGCTCCAACATTCAG GCCTATACGATCAACGCTGCGAAAGTGGTGTTCATCAAGAAGAGGCCTCAAAACAGACAGTTCAAAGGGTCTGGAAACTATTGCACGTCCTGTGACCGGAGCCTCCAAGAACCCTTTATCCATTGCTCTCTAGGTTGCAAG GTTGATTTTGTGCTTAAACACCACAAGGATCTCTCTCCTTTCTTGAGAGTGTGCAAAACTCTACAACTTAGTCCAGATTTCTTCATTCCTCAAGACATGGGAGACGACGAAACGACGAACGAAACACCTCATTCGACCATTGTGGACAGCAGCGACGAGCACTTGAGCTCGACGTCGGGCTCGTCGGGCTCCGAGAACATGAGCTTTGCTTGCACTGAGTTTGTAAGGAAGAAGAGAAGTGGACTGTATGTTTGTGGAAGATTGGCTAGTAAGATATCGGACGAGGACATGGCCACTAGCATGAGCAGAAGGAAAGGAGTTCCTCATAGGTCACCTTTGTGTTAG